A genomic stretch from Lathyrus oleraceus cultivar Zhongwan6 chromosome 2, CAAS_Psat_ZW6_1.0, whole genome shotgun sequence includes:
- the LOC127123787 gene encoding uncharacterized protein LOC127123787: MFTKFKEMLTTLQALLKGTKQKVVKEQVNMTEKDGMAVPQTLPPKLKDPCKFTISCNIGGVKIPHTLCDLGSSINFIPLNKVKEFNLGEIIPSNMTLTLADSSITHLFGILQDVLVHVDGLMFPANFVILDRKGDS; this comes from the exons ATGTTTACAAAGTTTAAAGAGATGCTGACTACACTTCAG GCATTACTAAAGGGGACGAAGCAGAAAGTGGTCAAGGAACAAGTAAACATGACTGAGAAAGATGGGATGGCAGTGCCTCAAACATTGCCACCCAAGCTAAAGGACCCATGTAAGTTTACTATCTCTTGTAATATTGGTGGAGTAAAGATCCCACATACTTTATGTGATTTAGGGTCTAGTATAAATTTTATTCCATTGAATAAGGTTAAAGAATTTAACTTGGGAGAGATCATACCGAGTAATATGACTCTTACTTTAGCTGATTCATCTATTACTCACCTGTTTGGTATCTTACAAGACGTGTTAGTACATGTTGATGGTTTAATGTTTCCTGCAAATTTTGTTATACTTGATAGAAAAGGAGATTCATGA